The Acidobacteriaceae bacterium nucleotide sequence AGTAACAGTTGTTGTTGCCGCGCTGCGACCGAGCAAACTCGTCGCCGCCAGCGATCATCGGCACGCCCTGGCTGAGTAACAACGTCGTCAGGAAGTTACGCGTCTGTCGCTCGCGCAGGTTATTGATGTTCTCATCGTCTGTCGGGCCTTCTGCGCCCATGTTCCAGCTATCGTTATTGTCCGAGCCGTCTTTATTGTCATCGCCGTTGGCTTCGTTATGCTTCTCGTTAAAACTCACCAGGTCGCACAGCGTAAATCCATCATGCGCGGTAACAAAGTTAATCGACGCCGAAGGTCGCCGACCATCGCCCTGATACAGATCGCTCGATCCGCAGATGCGGTAGGCAAAGTCCGAAAGCAGCCCATCATCGCCCTTCCAGAAGCGCCGCACCGTGTCGCGGTACTTGCCGTTCCACTCTGCCCACAGCACCGGGAAGTTGCCTACCTGGTAGCCACCCTCACCAACGTCCCACGGCTCGGCAATCAGCTTCACATCCGCCAGCGTCGGATCCTGGTGGATCGTATCGAAGAACGCTCCCAGCTTATTCACGTCATGTAACTCGCGAGCCAGTGTCGATGCCAGATCGAACCGGAAGCCATCGACGTGCATCTCCGTCACCCAGTAACGCAGCGAGTCCATCAGTAACTTCAGCACCTGCGGGTGATACACATTCAACGTATTTCCCGTGCCCGTGTAATCCATGTAGTGCTGCGGACTATCCTGCATTGTGCGGTAGTACACGGAGTTATCCACGCCCTTGAACGACAACATCGGGCCCTTCTCATTGCCCTCGCACGTGTGGTTGTACACCACATCGAGAATGACCTCGATCCCCGCCTCGTGCAAGCTTCTTCACCATCTCCTTGAACTCGCGAACCTGGCCGCCATCCTGGCCGCACGAGCTATATCGCGCCATCGGCGCAAAGTAACCCAGCGTGTTGTAGCCCCAGTAGTCTGTCAGCTTGATCTCCTGCAAATGACCTTCGTCGATGAAGTGGTGCACCGGAAGTAACTCCACCGCGGTCACACCCAGCTTTTGCAAGTACGCGATGCTCGCTTCATGCGCCAGCCCCGCATACGTGCCGCGCAGCTTCTCCGGTACCTCCGGGTTGCGCTTCGAAAACCCTTTTACATGCACTTCGTAAATAATCGACTCGGCAATCGGCGTCTCCGGAGGACAATCCTCACCCCAGTCGAACGTTCCTTCGACGACCACACTCTTCGGCACAAACTTCGCCGAGTCCTGCTCGTCGAGTTTCATGTCATCGCCGCTCGTCACGTCATACGGATAGATAGGCCCCAGGTGGTCTGGCTGCCCGCTGATTGCTTTTGCGTAAGGGTCCACCAGCAGCTTCGCCTTGTTGAAGCGATGCCCTGCCGCAGGATCCCACGCTCCATCGACACGATAGCCATACTTCTGCCCCGGCTTCACATCGCGTACCAGGCCATGCCACACAAACGCCGTCGTCTCCCGCAGCGCAACGCAATCTGTTTGCTCGCCCGCTTCATCAAAGAAGCAGACAGAAACTCCCGTTGCATTCTCCGAGTACAGCGCAAAGTTCACGCCCGTGCTCATTACTGTAGCGCCAAGAGGATAGGGTTTTCCGGGAAGGAGCTTGCGTTCCATGAAGGTTTCAATCTCGCTATGCAAAGTTTGTGGTGCTGGGAGATAGATGCACGAAAGCCTCTGGAAAGCTGTCTGGGCGCTACTGCACCGTCAGCATCACCACCGTTGAGTGGGTCACAGCAACGCCCGCCAGGTTCGTTCCCGTCCCCGTAATCGTGACCGTATAGCTCTTTGACGCTACCGCACTCTCCGAAGCCACGCGAGCACCACAGCCTACCAGCAAAAACAGCGCCGGAGCTATCGCCAGCACTCGCCGCCGACGCGCACAGAGCAGCGCCGGAACGACCAGAGCCAGCCACCAGCCGCTACGAGCCGCGCTCTGCGCCAGCAACTTGTCCGTTGGAACACTCAACACCACTGTGGCTCCACTCGTGCCTGGGACCACCTGCCCCGGCGCAAACGTCGCCGTCGTACTGCTCGGCAGCCCACTCGCGCTCATGGACACCGCGCCGCTAAACGCCCCCTGCACCGACCCCACCTGCAGCGTGTAACTCGCCACGCTCCCCGCAGGCACACTCACCTGCGAAGCCCCTACGACCTGCACGGTAAAGTCCGGCATCGCGCTCACACTCGCCGTCTGCGTGGCAGAACGACTCGGCAGGTACGTCGCATCCCCGGCATAGCTCGCCTCCACCGAGTACGTTCCCGCCGCAGCGTTCAGCCAGGCCGCCGTAGCCAGTCCGTTCACCAACGCAGCCGTCGCCACGACGCTGCCGCCATTCAGAAAACTCACCGTCCCCGTCGGCGTTCCTCCGCTCGCACTCACCTTCGCACTCAGCGTCACCGGAAGCCCCGCATAGTTCAGCGCAGGCACGCTCAGCGTTGTCGCCGTAGCCATCGAAGCTCCACTGGTCAGGCTCACACTCGCGCTCGTCGCAGCGGGGTTGAATCCATCCCCCGCATACATCGCCTGCAACATATGTGTCCCGCTCGCAAGCGCAGGCAACGCCATCGTCGCCTGCCCCTTCGCATCCAGCGAGCCGGAAGCCAGCACGGTCGAGCCTTCCACCACCTGCACCGCGCCCTGCGGAACCGCGATCGCACTGCTCACCGCCACGCTCGCAGCAGTCGCCGTAGCCGTCATCGTTACCACGCTCACACGTGCCCCGCCCATCGACGCCACGTTGTAGATATCGTTATCCGCCAGCAACGCCCGCACCACCCGGTTCGAGACATCCGCCACAACAACCGCGCCATACGGCGAAACAGCAACACCACGCACGTTGTTCAGACTCGCCATGCTCGCAGCCACACCATCCGCGGCGGAACCCTGCACACCACTCGCCACCAGCGTCGAGATCACACCGCTGGCTGGCACCGCTCGCACGCGCTGGTTATTGCTGTCCGCAAACACTACCGTCGTCCCGTCGGCCAAAACCACCACCCCACGCGGCAGAAACAACTTTGCCGACACGGCCGCGTCGCCATCCCCGCTAAACCCGCGCACGCCCGTGCCCGCAAACGCCGTGATCACCCCAGCCGCATCCACCACACGCAGGCGATGATTCCGCGAATCCGCGATCACCACACGCCCATCGCCGAAAACAGCAACACCTGCAGGAGTATCCAACAGCGCCGCCGTCGCTAGGCCCCCATCGCCGCTAAAGCCCTGCTCGCCTGTCCCGGCAAACGTCGAAATCAAGCCGCTCGCATCCAGCAGGCGTACGCGCTGGTTCCCTGTATCTGCAATCAGCAGGCTGCCATCGGCACGCACAGCCAACGCCTGCGGCGAACGCAGCCTCGCAGCCGTCGCAACCCCACCATCGCCAGCAAACCCACCCACGCCCGTCCCAGCGACCGTGCGAATCACACCCGAAACATCGACCGCACGCACGCGATCGTTCGCCGAGTCCACGATATACACCACGCCCGCCGCATCGACAGCCACACCCATCGGTTCATTCAACAGCGCACTCGTCGCCGCTCCGCCATCGCCGTCAAAGCCCTGCTCGCCCGTGCCCGCAAATACACGCAGCACTCCACCCACCGTCTGCTCGTAGACGATGTTTCGCTTTGCATCCGCTATATAGAGATTGCCCGCTGCGTCATACGCAACGCCCGCAGGAGCTATCGGCGACGCGACCTGCGCCTCCGCACCCACTCCCAACGCCAGTACCAGACACAGCAGCCCAAGCACGCGCAGCAACGCGAATCCTCCTCAGCAATGTATGCGGATTCACCCCCAGCATACCGCCTCCGAGCCTTCACTTACTCGCCTTTGCGCAGCCGCTCCACCTCGGCCAGCCGCTGCGCCAGCAGCTTCTCGCGTCCCTCATTCGTCGGCTCGTAGTACCGCCGCCCCAGCAGCGACTCCGGCAGGCACTCCATCTGCGCCACCTTACCCGCCACGTCATGCGCGTACTGGTAGCCCTTGCCGTAATCCAGCTCCTTCATCAGCCGCGTCGGAGCGTTGCGAATATGCAGCGGCACCGGCTCCGCAGGACGCTGCTCGATGTCATTCAGCACCTGCCCCCAGCCCTTGTACACCGCGTTCGACTTCGGAGCCAGCGCCAGGTACACCGCCGCCTGCGCCAGCGCCAACTCACCTTCAGGATGACCCAGAAAGTGCATCGCGTCCTTCGCACTCAAGCAGAGGTTCAGCGCCTCCGGCGCCGCCAACCCAATGTCCTCTACCGCCATTCGCACCAGCCGCCGAGCTACAAACATGGGGTCTTCGCCGCCCTGCAGCATTCGCCCCAGCCAGTACATCGCTGCGTCCGGGTCAGAGTTTCGCACGCTCTTGTGCAACGCCGAAATCAGGTCGTAGTGCTGCTCGCCCTTCTTGTCATAGAGCAACACCCGCTGCTGCAGCGCCTCGCCAACCAGCACCGTCGTCAGTACCTTCTCGCCGCGCCCCCAGGCCAGCCGAGAAGCCACCTCCAGCGCGTTCAGCGAGTTCCTCGCATCGCCCGAGCTATAGCTCGCAATCATCTCCAGAGCGCCGTCGTCGGCCTGGAGCCCACGCTCGCCCAACCCACGTTCGCTGTCGTTCAACGCCCGAGTCAGCAGCGCGACGATCTCTTCCTGGCTCAACGCACGCAGCGTATACACCCGGCAGCGGCTCAGCAAAGCGGCGTTGATCTCGAACGACGGGTTCTCCGTCGTCGCACCGATCAGCCGAATCGTTCCCTTCTCCACATACGGCAGAAACGCATCCTGCTGCGCCTTGTTGAAGCGATGAATCTCGTCCACAAACAAGATCGTGCGCGAGCCAAACTGCGCGGCCTTCTCCGCCTCCACCATCACGGCCTTGATCTCTTTGATCCCGCTCATCACGGCCGAAAACTCGACAAAGCTCGCCGAAGTCTCCCGCGCAATAATCTTCGCCAGCGTCGTCTTGCCCACTCCCGGCGGCCCCCAGAAGATCAGCGAAGCCGAATCATCGTTCTCAATCTGCAACCGCAGTGGCTTGCCCGCCGCCAGCAGATGCGTCTGGCCAAAGAACTGCTCCAGCGACCGCGGCCGCATCTTCTCCGCCAGAGGAGCCGTCCCCACCGGCCGCTGCTCGTCACCCGGAACACCCGCCGAAAACAGTCCCATCAGCGAGCCTCCCGCTGGCGCATCCGTTCATACAGCAGCACCGAACCCGCTACCGCCGCGTTCAAACTTTCCACCGCGCATGGAATCCACACCCGCTCCGTCGCCATCGACAGCGCCTCGCTCGAAAGCCCCGCCCCTTCGTTGCCGATCATCACCGCACCACGCTCGCCAAATGTCGATGCCAGCACCGAAGCCGCTCGCTCGCTCTGCGCCACGGCTGCAAACACACGCACACCGTCCGCTTCCACGCGCTTCCGAATCTCGGGCAGAATCATCCGCTCCACCGGCACACGGAATACGCTGCCCGCCGACGACCGCACCACCTTCGCACTCCACGGATTCACCGTCGCCATCGTGGTCAACACACGGCCGCCGCCAAACGCCTCTACTGAACGCAGCAGCGTCCCCAGGTTTCCCGGGTCCTGCAGGTCTTCGACGATCAGCACCACCTCGCCGCCAGCCTTCGGCTCAGGAATCACCGCCGTCGCCGCAATCCCCTGCGGCGAGTGAGTCTCCACGGCGCTCGCAAACACCTCGCGCGACAGCAGCACAAACTCCCGCGGAGTCAACTCGCGCAGCATCGGCCTCTCCAACAGATGTTCGCTGCCTTCGCGCACGAACACCGTCTCCAACGCCACGCCCGAACGCTGCGCCTCTGCCACCAGGTGCTCGCCCTCCAGCCCCAGCAACTCGCCCGGCTTCGAAGCCCTGCCCTCAAACGCAGAGCGCAGCGACTTCACCCGCGCATTCGTACGGCTCGTGATTGCTGCCCCTAAATGCATCCCCTAAGTTTACCCGCCACGACCAACAGAAAAATGCTGTACCCTCTTCTCCAAGAAGAGGGACCGCCTGCTTTGATAGCTGAAGTTCTCCGCATGGATCGTGAAGAGCCCGAACAGCACCTCATCGGGCACGTCGTAGACACACTGCAAAAAGGTGGAGTCGCTGCCGTACCCACCGACACCTTCTACGGCCTCGCCGTCGACCCGGTAAACCTCCGCGCCGTCGAACGGATCTACGAGCTCAAGGGCCGCGCCCGACACAAGCCGCTCTCGCTCCTGCTCGCCGAAACCGCGCAAAGCTACGAACTCGCCCGCAACCTCGACGGCGCGTTCGACCGCCTCGCCGAACGCTTCTGGCCCGGCCCTCTGACGATCATCGTCAAAGCCGGCTCCAAACTCCCACTGCGCGTGACAGCCAATACCGGCAACGTCGCGATCCGCGTGCCGGAGTCCCCCATCTGCCGCGCCCTGGTCAGCCGCCTCGGCGTGCCCATCACTGCCACCTCAGCCAACCTCGCGGGCTTGCCTGAATGCACGCAGGCATCGTGCGTCCGCGACCAGTTCGGCGACAAGATCCCCATCATCGTCGACGGTGGCCCCACCTCTCGCACCATTGCGACGACCATCGTCGACCTCTCCGGCGGCGGCAACTCGTGGATGATTCTCCGCGAAGGCGCAATCCCCACCCACGAAATCGCGCTTGCCCTCCAGTTCTAGCAACACGCTTCCCTCAAACGCCAAAAAACGTAGGCGGCTTCCTTCACCCTGGTGTTGCCCACCGGCCACCAGGATGAGTTTGTCATCCTCAGCCAAGAGCCAAGGACCTGCTTGTCGCCAGGGCCGACACAGACACAACTCAGCAAACCAGATGCATACGCTGCTTCCTGCAGCGAGGAGCAGGATTGCCCCCCCGAAAGGGGCTTTAGCCCCGGCAAAACACCCAAACACCTCATCAAGCATCTACACTGAAACGACGACGTATGCCATCACGCCGCCCATCCAACTCGGCCACGACTCGCAACCTCGGCCTGCGCCTTTTGGGCTGGCTCGCTCTCTTCGGCATCCTCGTCGCCGCAGGATGGTTCACCTGGCTCTATCGCCAGATCCAATACACCGCCACCATCGATAACGCCCAGCCCGCCGACGCTATCGCCGTCTTCGGAGCAGCAGAGTACGCTGGCCGCCCGTCCCCTGTCCTTCATGCCCGTCTCGACAAGGCCGTCGCCCTCTACAACCGAGGCATCGCTCCCGTCGTCGTCACGCTCGGCGGCGGATCGGACAAGGACTCCGGCAAAACCGAGGGAGGCGTCGGTCGCGACTATCTCCTCGCCAATGGCATCCCCTTCGACCACATCATCGCCGAGACCCGCTCCATCGACACCGAGCAGCAGGTACACCTGCTCGCTGGCATCGCCCAGAGACAGCACTTTCACTCGCTGGTCGTCGTCTCCGATGGCACGCATCTCTTCCGTATCGCGCTCCTCTGCCAGCGTGCTGGGTTGAAGGTCTACACCTCGCCTCGCGCCACCGTCGGCAACATCAGCGACGCAGACGCCGCCCAGCGCATCTGGCACGAGATGCTCAGCTATACCTTCATTCGCACAAACCTGCACATCAGCTGGCTCCACCGCTGGCTCGAAAGCAAGCTTAACTAAAACCTCGCGTCCAACTGCCCCGAGGCCGTCTGCCTCCAAGGTAACCATCACGGAACTTCACGCAGAAAGGCCCACTCCGAAGAGTGGGCCTTTCTTGTACAAGCCAACAACTAGGCGTCCGAGGTTACAGCCGTCGAAGCAGGCTCTTCCGTCGGCATGCACTGTTCGTCGGCCAGATGCAGCCACTTGTCCAGGATGTTGATGCCGTGCTCAATCTCTTCCTTCGTCACGATCAAGGGCGGAGCGATCACAAAGTGCGACACCCACGCCTGAATCGTCATGCCATCCGCCAGGCACTTCGCCGCAATCTGGTCCACAAGCAACGGCTTGCCCGAGATCTTGTCCGAGTAGCTGTTGAAGGACTCCTTCGTCTTCTGGTTCTTCACCAGATCAACCGCCCAGAACAAGCCCTT carries:
- a CDS encoding Ig-like domain repeat protein: MLGLLCLVLALGVGAEAQVASPIAPAGVAYDAAGNLYIADAKRNIVYEQTVGGVLRVFAGTGEQGFDGDGGAATSALLNEPMGVAVDAAGVVYIVDSANDRVRAVDVSGVIRTVAGTGVGGFAGDGGVATAARLRSPQALAVRADGSLLIADTGNQRVRLLDASGLISTFAGTGEQGFSGDGGLATAALLDTPAGVAVFGDGRVVIADSRNHRLRVVDAAGVITAFAGTGVRGFSGDGDAAVSAKLFLPRGVVVLADGTTVVFADSNNQRVRAVPASGVISTLVASGVQGSAADGVAASMASLNNVRGVAVSPYGAVVVADVSNRVVRALLADNDIYNVASMGGARVSVVTMTATATAASVAVSSAIAVPQGAVQVVEGSTVLASGSLDAKGQATMALPALASGTHMLQAMYAGDGFNPAATSASVSLTSGASMATATTLSVPALNYAGLPVTLSAKVSASGGTPTGTVSFLNGGSVVATAALVNGLATAAWLNAAAGTYSVEASYAGDATYLPSRSATQTASVSAMPDFTVQVVGASQVSVPAGSVASYTLQVGSVQGAFSGAVSMSASGLPSSTTATFAPGQVVPGTSGATVVLSVPTDKLLAQSAARSGWWLALVVPALLCARRRRVLAIAPALFLLVGCGARVASESAVASKSYTVTITGTGTNLAGVAVTHSTVVMLTVQ
- a CDS encoding L-threonylcarbamoyladenylate synthase, with protein sequence MIAEVLRMDREEPEQHLIGHVVDTLQKGGVAAVPTDTFYGLAVDPVNLRAVERIYELKGRARHKPLSLLLAETAQSYELARNLDGAFDRLAERFWPGPLTIIVKAGSKLPLRVTANTGNVAIRVPESPICRALVSRLGVPITATSANLAGLPECTQASCVRDQFGDKIPIIVDGGPTSRTIATTIVDLSGGGNSWMILREGAIPTHEIALALQF
- a CDS encoding RNA methyltransferase, with amino-acid sequence MHLGAAITSRTNARVKSLRSAFEGRASKPGELLGLEGEHLVAEAQRSGVALETVFVREGSEHLLERPMLRELTPREFVLLSREVFASAVETHSPQGIAATAVIPEPKAGGEVVLIVEDLQDPGNLGTLLRSVEAFGGGRVLTTMATVNPWSAKVVRSSAGSVFRVPVERMILPEIRKRVEADGVRVFAAVAQSERAASVLASTFGERGAVMIGNEGAGLSSEALSMATERVWIPCAVESLNAAVAGSVLLYERMRQREAR
- the glgX gene encoding glycogen debranching protein GlgX; translation: MHEAGIEVILDVVYNHTCEGNEKGPMLSFKGVDNSVYYRTMQDSPQHYMDYTGTGNTLNVYHPQVLKLLMDSLRYWVTEMHVDGFRFDLASTLARELHDVNKLGAFFDTIHQDPTLADVKLIAEPWDVGEGGYQVGNFPVLWAEWNGKYRDTVRRFWKGDDGLLSDFAYRICGSSDLYQGDGRRPSASINFVTAHDGFTLCDLVSFNEKHNEANGDDNKDGSDNNDSWNMGAEGPTDDENINNLRERQTRNFLTTLLLSQGVPMIAGGDEFARSQRGNNNCYCQDNELTWYDWQLDEPRKRLLEFTSKLIQLRRDHPNLHRRKFFQDSQIRGSVVRDVAWYGTDGNELSEEVWNEPWSKSVAVLFNGKTLNQMDEEGQKIVDDSFLIIFNAAPEGVDYVLPEPPNKSPWRQVLDTESLDDPFCETEIHDKVIVGGRAIRVYSDSVEQVAKTASKQKPARTL
- a CDS encoding YdcF family protein; protein product: MPSRRPSNSATTRNLGLRLLGWLALFGILVAAGWFTWLYRQIQYTATIDNAQPADAIAVFGAAEYAGRPSPVLHARLDKAVALYNRGIAPVVVTLGGGSDKDSGKTEGGVGRDYLLANGIPFDHIIAETRSIDTEQQVHLLAGIAQRQHFHSLVVVSDGTHLFRIALLCQRAGLKVYTSPRATVGNISDADAAQRIWHEMLSYTFIRTNLHISWLHRWLESKLN
- a CDS encoding replication-associated recombination protein A, coding for MGLFSAGVPGDEQRPVGTAPLAEKMRPRSLEQFFGQTHLLAAGKPLRLQIENDDSASLIFWGPPGVGKTTLAKIIARETSASFVEFSAVMSGIKEIKAVMVEAEKAAQFGSRTILFVDEIHRFNKAQQDAFLPYVEKGTIRLIGATTENPSFEINAALLSRCRVYTLRALSQEEIVALLTRALNDSERGLGERGLQADDGALEMIASYSSGDARNSLNALEVASRLAWGRGEKVLTTVLVGEALQQRVLLYDKKGEQHYDLISALHKSVRNSDPDAAMYWLGRMLQGGEDPMFVARRLVRMAVEDIGLAAPEALNLCLSAKDAMHFLGHPEGELALAQAAVYLALAPKSNAVYKGWGQVLNDIEQRPAEPVPLHIRNAPTRLMKELDYGKGYQYAHDVAGKVAQMECLPESLLGRRYYEPTNEGREKLLAQRLAEVERLRKGE